The Planktothrix agardhii NIES-204 genomic interval AGTTAGGAATCACAAGAGGATTTGCTGTTAGTTTAGCAATAATTCCCGTTGTAGGAAAGCCTTTCGTTTTTTTCATAGATTCCGATTCTATAATCAGTTTTACGGTTTGACCTTCTGTTAATTGGAAATCAGCTAAGGGGCGAAAAACCCCGTTTTCAAAAACCGCATCAAAACTTTGTTGCATAATGAATTAGGTGATTATTTAACTGCTTGCTATTATAACCTATTTTATTGTAGGAGTGTTGAGAGTGCGATCGCTTTTGCTATTTTGTGCTAACATTAAATTAAATGCAAATTTAGTGCCAAGTCCCCAACCATGATTAATCTAAATCGAGATATTCAATCCCTCTCAACCTTTAAACGGAATACAAATGAAATGATTACCCAGATGAAAGAAACAGGTAATCCTATCGTTTTAACTGTTAATGGGAAAGCTGAATTAGTAGTACAAGATGCTGGATCTTATCAGAAATTACTGGATTTTATCGAGAAATTAGAAACTATTGTTGGGATTAAAAAAGGATTAGAAGATATAGCAACAGGTGACACACAACCTCTAAATCAATTCATCGAAGAAATGCAGCATAAAAAGTATAAATTTCTAAAGGTTTAAACTTGTAAGCAAACCGCAAAACCCATTCAGTTTCCAAGATGACAGTATCAGGAATAAAAATATTTTTATTTTTGAACAATTCTAAACTTTGTTGATACTGTAATTCATCATCTCTAGTAATAAATCTAACAATAATATTAGTATCAATAGCAATTATCAGGAGGAATTTTAACAGAACGCAAGAATGCAGCACTTTCTTCGGGTAAAGCTGTGTTAATATACATTCCACTGCCTAATTCAAATCCGGCGGATAAAGAAACCCTAGGAATTAATGCAATATACCAATGGGAATAATCGGTGCGTTGTTCGGCGGTGGGAATTGAACGAATAGTATAATTATAATCGGGATTATTTAAGCCATAGTAAAATTTAGCTAGAACATTTTTTAAGGTTTTAGCTAAATCCAAGATTTCCACATCTGTAATTTCATCAAATGAGGAACTATGACGACGGGGAAAAATCCAAGTATGGAAGGGAGAAAGGGCGGCATAGGGAATAAAAGCAACGAAATGTTCACTGGTAAAAACAATTCGTTCTTGGGCTTCTAATTCTTCCTTTAATGTGCGACAAAAAATACATTCTCCGGTATCATCATAATGACGAATTGCTTCCCTAACACGGTCACGCCATTGATAGGGAACAATGGGAATTGCAGCAATTTGGGAATGAGGATGTTCTAAAGAAGTTCCCGCTCCTTGACCATGATTTTTAAAGATAATAATAGTTTCTACCCGAGCATCTTGGCGAATATGAATATAACGTTGGCGATAAACTTGAATCACATTTGCTATATCTTTAATTTCCATTAACGCCATTGTTAAATCATGGCGAGGATGTTCAATGACTACTTCATGAAACCCAAACCCTGATAAAGAGTGAAAAATACCATCGGTTTCTCGGACTCTTTCACCTTCAGGAGATAAAGCAGGATACTTATTAGAAACAACGCGAACTTTCCAGTTTAAATCATCCGATAACCGCAATATTTCTCGACCTCCAGTTAACAATTCATTCCCTGGACAAAAGGGACAATTAGAACGATATTCAGGAGTGGGAATAAGTTGGGTTTCAGTTTTAGTAAATTCATCGGGTCGTTTTGCCCTTTCGGTGGCAATAATTACCCAATCTCTGGTGATTAGATTCTGTCTGAGTTCAGTCATATAGAAGGGAACAGGCAACAGGGAATAGGGAATAGAGAACGGATAACAGGGAACGGAGAACACCAGAGGAAAAGAGTATGTATTAGTCTTTGTCCTAACCGCACAGGCGCATTTGCTAATAAAAAGGATTGATTATTTTTTATGGCTGTTTAAACCTCTTTTTGTTCCTAGATAAACGGCAAAACTTCCTAACCAATGACTTCCGCCATAGAAATTACCAGATACAGGATTTAACCCGACTTGGTAATGAAGATTTGCTACAGTTTTCAAAGCGGGGATGCGGTTATCTGTTGGTAATAAACCAGAGATTATCCCTTCTAACATCCACGCCCGACTCAAGTTTAACCCATCAAAATGGGATTGTCCGTAATCTTCAGGATTATTAATAATAATCGGAGAAAACCAATCGGTTTCCAACTTTTGGGGAAGGTGGGGTAAAAAAATAGTTAACCATTCTCCAAATTCAAAATGCGGTAAAATCCGGCGCATTAAATCTGCTTCTGCTAGACAGGGAGAGAGAAAATCATCACCCAAGGGTTCACAATGGAGGGAATAATTGTAATCATGGTAATAAAATTTTTGGATTCTATGTGCAACTTCTTCTAATAATTGTTGATGCTGAGTTAAGGTTGCCCAATCCCAAATTAATCCCAATGCAAAAGCTGTTTGATTATGTAATCCGGTGCGGTTGGGATAGGATAAATTTAATAACCATTTATGAATATTATTAATAATAATAGTTTTTAAAGGTTGTAAATATTCTAATAAGATTTTAGCTTGTTCGTCTTCCCATTCAGTCAATTCGGCTATTAATTGTAAAAACCAAGCTAACCCATAGGGACATTCAAATCGAGGCTGAGATTGTAAAAATTTGGCTTCTATTTTAATATGTTCTGGGGTAATATTTTTAGTTAAAATATCTCTAGCAAAAGACACAAAATCCCCATCGGGAAAATATTTAATTAACCGAGTTAACATCCAATGGTTATGAACCGCCGAATGCCAATCTAAACAGCCATAAAATGCCGGATTAAGTTGTCGATGGGGAATTAAATCCTGAGAACTTTCTAACCAATAATATTGAATATGAGGATATTCTTGTATAACACATTGCAAGCCAAACTGAGCAAATCGGTTAGCTAAATTTACCGGAAATATTTCTGATTCTAAATTCATGATTGGAATAGGGAACAGCCCCCTCTAGCCCCCCGTGCACGGGGGGCTAGAGGGGAGGGAACAGGGAATGGGGATAATACTTTTGACTGTTTCATAGTTGCACTCGTTGTTGCGCTTCAGCGCACTCCTAACAGCTAAATTGACATTATTTAGGACTAGCGGAAGGTGTAGGAATGGGTTGAGGTGTAGGAGGTTTAGGAGGTGTTTGCGGAATTTCTGGGGGCAGTTTCCACTCCTCTATGGGACGATTAATAGTTGATAAAATATCATTAGAAATCACCAAAATATTGACTTCCTTTGTAGAAGGTTGGGGGGAGTCAATTTGGGCATATAAATAATTTCCGCGAAAATCATTTTTCCCTAAACTTAATTTATAGATTGTATTATTTTTAAGTTTAATTTCTATTTTATCCGTGACCGTATCTAATCCATAATCCTTAAGTTTTTCTTTAGAAACCGTTAATTTCTGAATCCCCGAGTTAACATCCGAGGGATTACTTTGATTTTTAAATAGTTCTCTAAGCAAATAATCTACCGAAGCCGGATTAGCCAAAAATTGTATTGGTGCGGTGATTTTCCAAGGAGATTTTTTCAACTCATCGGCGTTAGTCACCCGTTCCAAAGTAACAGTTTGTTGGGGAGTTGTAATAGTAAAGAATTGAATCTCATTCTTAGGAAAAGAAAAAATTTGTTGTTGTTTAGCCTGAATTTCCTGCTGTTGTGTTTTCCCATGAATTTCAAATACATAAACAGCCCCGGTCAAACCCAAAGCTAAACCCATTAAAATTAATGTTGAACGTTGAAATTTCATCAGTTATTAGTTATTAGTTATTAGTAGAGACGTGCGGTGAGCGCAGCGATGCCGTAGGCTATTGGCGCGTCTGTACCAGTTATTAGTTATCAGTTATCGGAAATATTAACTCTTACAGCAGTCGCCAGACCTATTAGGACAAAGAGTGATGCAGCAAAGCTAGACGGTGAAGTCTTTTCCTCCGAGATCCGGCGTTCCCAGATCCGGCGTTCCCTGCTATACTGATAACTGATAACTGTTTACTGATAACTGATTACTCCGTGGGCGTAGGATCAAAACGCTCAATTTTAGCACCCAATTGTCGGAGTTTAGCTTCCAATTGTTCATAACCCCGATCCAGATGTTTTAATCCCTGAATCGTCGTTTCTCCTTCAGCAGCTAAGGCGGCAAGAACTAAAGCAGCCGAAGCGCGTAAATCCGTCGCTGTGACCGGAGCACCCGATAGCAAAGGAACACCTCGGACTAAAACCGTATTCCCCTTCACCTGAATATCAGCACCCATGCGACTGAGTTCAGGAACATGACCAAAACGATTTTCAAATACCGTTTCACTGATCAAACTATTGCCTTCACACAGCGTTAATAGCGCCATAAAGGGGGCTTGCATATCAGTAGGGAAGCCTGGATAGGGTAGGGTTTTAATATCCGTCGCCTTTAGTTGTTCTCCGGGGATAATGCTCAAGTGGTTTAGCCCTTCCATGCGGATTTTCACCCCCATAGTTTTGAGTTTAGCCAGTACAGGACTCAAATGTTCTGGAATAATCGGCGATAGGTTGATTTCACAACCTGTGATCGCCCCAGCTATTAAAAAAGTTCCGGCTTCTATTCGGTCAGGAATAATCGAATAATCCGCAGAATGTAGACTCGGAACTCCAGAAATGATAATAGTTTTACTGCCAGCCCCATGAATTCTGGCTCCCATCGCCCGGCAGAAATTCGCTAAATCGATAACTTCCGGTTCTTGAGCCGCATTTTCAATGATGGTTTCCCCATCCGCTAGGGTGGCCGCCATCATCAAAGTTTCCGTCGCCCCGACACTGGGATAATCCAGATAGATGCGAGCACCCTTGAGCCGACGATTCGCCCCAGCTACATGAGCATGAACAATCCCATGTTCGATGTGTACTTCCGCGCCCATGGATTGAAGTCCACGAACATGAAGATCCACAGGTCTAGCACCAATGGCACATCCCCCAGGTAAGGGAACCCGGGCTATCCCTAAACGAGCCAATATTGGCCCAATGGCAAAGAAACTCGCCCGTAGTTGGCTCACCAGTTCATAGGGGGCTTGTGATTCTGATAACTCACCCGCCTTAATGTCGATAATGTCGCCCTGGCGGTCAATCTTGACACCCAGAGTCATGAGAATCTCACTCATGCTATTGACATCGGCTAAAGAGGGAACATTCCGTAGCCGACAATCTTCGGAACAGAGTAATGCACCCGCCATTAGGACTAAAGCAGAATTCTTAGCTCCGCTAATCGGAACATGACCTTGTAGGGGTTGACGTCCCCAAATTTTAAGACTGGACTGGTTAGCGTGGGACGCAGTTGAAACATTCGATGAACGTATAGCTAGTGTAATGGGTCTATCCTCCAAAAATGGTTTGTACGTTTACGATACTTAGATTTTTTGTTCTGATTCTACCTAAAAGATTCTAAATGTCTAGGGGTTAGACAAATTTTATGTCCCTTATAAACCCGAAATCAGGCCTTGGAAGGGTTTTATAGGAATATCATTCTTGGTATAGCAAAAGTCTTATCGATCTTTAAATCCAGTGTAAAAATCTAATTAAGACTTAGGAGAAATCAGAATTTATGGAAATTGGTATTCCCAAAGAAATCAAGGATCAGGAATTTAGAGTGGGCTTGAATCCTGATAGTGTCAGGGTTTGCACGGAACGAGGTCATCAAGTTTTTGTAGAAACAGGTGCAGGGGAGGGTTCGGGGTTTAGCAATCGCGATTATACACGAGCCGGAGCCACAATCGTTAATTCTGCGACCGATGCCTGGAGTCGGGAACTTGTGGTTAAAGTCAAAGAACCTTTACCCGCCGAATATGGCTTAATTCAAAAAAATCAACTGTTGTTTACCTATCTGCATCTGGCGGCTAATCGAGAACTCACAGAACAATTAATTACAAGTGGTGTCCAGGCGATCGCCTATGAAACCGTAGAACTTCCTGACGGTCGATTACCTTTATTAACGCCCATGAGTATCATCGCCGGACGTTTATCAATTCAGTTTGGCTCCCGTTATTTGGAACGACAACAGGGCGGGAGAGGGGTACTTTTAGCCGGAATTCCTGGGGTAAAAGCCGGAAAAGTTGTGATTTTAGGCGGGGGAATAGTCGGGACTGAAGCAGCAAGAATTGCGATCGGAATGGGGGCAAAAGTTCAAATTTTAGATGTGAATTTGGATCGGTTAGCTTATTTAGAAACGGTGTTTGGTTCGAGTGTGGAATTACTCTATAGTCATCCGTCTCAAATTGAAGAAAGTGTTCCTGAAGCTGATTTATTAATTGGTGCGGTTTTAATCCTAGGAAAACGCGCTCCTAAGTTAGTTTCTCGTAATTTAGTCGCCCAAATGCGCCCCGGTTCTGTGATTGTCGATGTGGCGGTAGATCAAGGGGGATGTATTGAAACCCTCCGTCCGACCTCCCACACTAATCCTACCTATATTGAGGAAGGTATCGTTCATTATGGTGTTCCCAATATGCCTGGGGCTGTGCCTTGGACAGCAACCCAAGCCTTAAATAATAGTACATTACCTTATGTTATTCAGTTAGCTGATAAAGGACTCAAGGCTTTAGAATTAAATCCGGTTTTAGCCAAGGGATTAAATGTGGAAAATCATCATTTAGTTCATCCTGCTGTTAGGGAAGTTTTTCCTGATTTAGTTTAATTCCTGTTTTGGGCGAGGTTTCCTCGCCCCTACAACGCTACTTGTTTTAAAACTGTTAAGGGATGATAGGATTTAAGCTGTTGCAGTTGTTCTGAATTTTTAACTAATAACGTCCCCCCAAATCCTAAAGAATTAATCGAAATTCCCTCAAATTTTTCTTGAGATCGAGGAACAATCATCATCCAATTTCGAGTAGCTAATAAATTATAAGCCCCTGATTGAAAGGGATTATCCCCGACGGATAAACCCAATGTGGCTAATAGCTCAAAATACAATTCTAAGGTAAAAATAGCTGCTTCTGATAGGTGATTAATCCAGTCAGGGTTAAAAGTCGCGATCGCATGAACAAAAGGAAATTCAGGAATGATCCCGATAGAATTATTAAACTGTACAGAAGCGATCGCAGGTTCAATCGGAAGATTGATTCCATCTGGGACTAAAGGAAACGGAACTAATTGTAAATGTTTATGACGCTGACTCGCCCCGGCTAATTTTCCCCCATTATAAAAAACCAAACCATCAATTTCGGCTAAAACCAGCCACATTGCTGCAAAATCTGCTTGAGTCAGCCAGGTTTCCTGTTCTTCAAATTGTCGGGTAACTATCAATAAATGATGATCAACAACATTAAATTTATTCAGTAAACATAAATGAGTTTCTGATAAATTGCCAACAAACAAATCCTGTTCATAAGGAAGAAATGGATTAAATTCTTTACCGGATTTAGCTAGTTTTTTTTGCTGTTTCTTCTTAGCTTTCTGTTTTCGAGCTAAGTTAGACAGAATTCTCACCAAAAACCGAATATTTCCCTCCTCTATAAAATCATATTCCGTTGGAATTGATTGTAAGGCGTCACAGTTGAGAGCAGATTCGGTTTGAGTGATTATCCGTTGCCATAATGTCCCCGATGGTAACATCAATTTTGCAGTTTTTGTACTGATCATTTCAGTTTAGGCTGTAGCCTAGATTACAATCTTCTTTTTTTATCCTACAGGAGTTAGGGAAACAAGGGAAGAATAGGGGAATAAATCACACTCGCTCCCACAGATTGAATCAATTCAAGGATGAGGACATTAACCTTCGCATCTACGGCAAACTAGCTTTCCAAGACTTACAAATTGCTTCCGAACCTTCTTTGGCAATTTTTTTAATTACTAACGTGGCAATTAAAGTAGCAATAGCAGGAGTTAATCCTAATCCAGACACGAGAACAGGAGCCAATATTCCTGCCGCTTTAGTATAATTTTGGTTAATGACTTCATCTAATACTTTTTCCGTTTCTGGATCTGAACCCAAAGGATTACACATCAGATCATAAAGTCCTGAATTGAGTTGTTTCAGGAAATGTTTACCTGCTGCTAAGACTTCAGGATTTATGGCTGCTTTAGCGGTGGCATTAATATCAATTGAATCCAGTGTATCTCGAACTTGCAGACCCAACTGTTCTTCTAGGGATTCTTCATCCAGTTCTAATAACTGTGGGATTAATTCATTGTAATCTTGCATTGGAAACCTCCTGCTAAAGTTAGTATATTGTTTTTTATATCAACAGATTAAAAATAGTAAAACCACCTTTAATCTGTTGATATATTTTACCATAAGACTAGCTTAAAGTCAAATCAATTAATTAAGATTTTAATTATTATTTTGTCTCTAAGCAAATTTCTGGCTGGTTTTTATCCACAAAGTTGCTATTTTGTAGATAAGGTTTTGCCCACGCACAACTTTTTTCTAGCAACTGATCCAAATTTAAGAAATCCAAATTCCAGAGAATTAATTTTTTATCCCAGCCAACAGAAGCCAAAGTTTTACCATCGGGACTGAAAGCCACTGCAAAAACCCGGTTTGTATGTTCTGATAAAGTAATGGGTTGGTTACTGTCTAAGTCCCAAAGTTTTACCGTATTGTCTTGACCGGCAGAAGCTATTATTTGACGATTTTTACCCTCTTGATCATAGGAGTGAAATGCTAAACCATAAACAGCACCATTATGTCCTTTTAAAGTTTTCGTAGATTGATATTTGCCTTGAGAATTTCGTTGCCAAACTTGAATTATGCCATCTGAACCTGCCGAAGCCAGTATAGAACTGTCAGAACCAAAAACAACTTGATTAACGTTCCCTGTGTGACCGCTAAGACTATCAAAAGGTTCCTGTTCAAACTGACCATTAATCTCTTTTTTCCAAAGTTTTACTGTCCCATCCTCATGTGCTAATGCTAACAGTTGATTATCGGGACTGAAGGTTACTTTTAAACCATAAGCTGATGAATTTTCAGCATTAGCAGTTGAAAGAGTAGTTGGAATAACCTTATAAGAGCCATCATCTTGCTTTTTCCAAATTCTGACTTTTTGGTCCGAACTGGTTGATGCCATTTCTGAACCATCAGAATTAAATGCAATTCCACGAATCTGATACCCTATATTCTTAGGTTGAGGAACTTTAGCTTGACTGAAATGACCTGTTTGATCGAGTTGCCACAGAATAATTTGACCATCTTCATCTGCGGATGCAATAGTAGAGTTGTCAGGGCTAAAAGCTAGAGTATAAAATTTCTTATTTTTTTCTGTAAATAGAGAAGAGTTTTTTTCATAAACTCCTTCATTATTTCTTCGTAAAACTCTGATTGTTCTATCTGCACTCGCTGTAGCAACCCATAAACCATCATTACTGAAATCAACAGCAAACACAACATCTGTATGTTCTGAAAAAACTTGATTTTTTAAAAGATGTTCAGTTTTCCAAATTAAAAGATGTTCATTTTTCCAAAGTTGAATGGTATTGTCTGCACCTGCTGACGCAATTAGGGAACCATCGGCATTGAAACTAACAGAACGAACATCACCTCCATGACCTTCAAAAGTTGTGATTAAAGTCCCTTTTTTCACATCCCAGAGTTTAACCGTTCGATCTTGCCCTGCTGAAACAATTTTAGAACTATCAGGACTAAAACTAACCCCACGAACTCCATTACTATGTCCTGTCAACTCTTTAATCAAAGTACCGTCTGATTTCCATAGCTTAATTTTTCCATCTCCATGACCAGAAGCAATATGAGAACCATCAGGACTATAGCTAACTCCATAGGTCCAATTTTTTTCATTGTACAAATTTTTAACAAAAGTACCGTCTATATTCCAAAGTTTAATTCCATCTTTTCCTGCTGTTACAAGTTCAGAACTTTTCGGACTAAAGCTAACGGAATAAACAGCATCTTTGTGCTTGTCCTGTTGGTTGCCTAACTCTCTCAACCAAGTTCCATCTTTATTCCATAGATTCACTTTTTTATCTTCTCCAGCCGAAGCAATTAAAGTACCATCAGAACTAAAAGCAACACCTAAAATATTGGATGTATGTTGCCGAGCAAATAGTAGGTCTGGCTGCTCTTTAAATTCACCTGTGCTTTTGTCTTTGTTCCAAAGTCTGATTCTTTGATCTCGGCTTCCTGAAATTAGGGTAGACCCATCAGGACTAAAACTCAAACTCCACACTGCCTTACCCCGTCCTTTAAGAGTTTGGTTTTGAGCTTGACTGCCATCTGGATGCCAAAATTTAATTGTCCCATCTTCACTGGCAGAGGCAATGATTTGATCATTTTTAGGATCAAAACTAATAGTAGTTATGGGAGCAGTGTGAGCTTGCCAGCGATTCAATTGTGTAATTTTATATCCTATTTTTTGTAACCCATTAATCGCCTGCCACTCTAATTCAGGACCGGGCATGAATACTGAATTTTGCTTCAATATAGTCATCAAATTTCTGCCATTTTTTACACTTTCTCCAGCTTGAATAGCATTCTCAAGAGATTTTAACGGCTGTTTAGAACTTAAAAATTCGGAAGATTGAATTAAAGCATTATTTAATTGTTGTCTTTTGGATTGATTTTGATACCACAACGCTGAAGCAGCAACTCCTAAAATTAATAACCAAACCAAAAACGAAAAAATTGATTTTTGTTGTTTCCGCTTTTTGCTATCATTAACAAAAGTTGTTTCTTCCTGATTTAACCAATAGGGATCTAATTTCAGTTGGGCTTTAACTTGGGGAAGTCGAGGATCATCATCCCAAAGTAATCCTTGAGATTGTTTTTTATTGACACTATCTGCCCATTGAATGGCTACAGGTGTTAATTCCCTTTGCCGTAACAGATTAACGAGGTCTTGTTGTTTCCACTTCAAAAGTTTTTGCCATCCTCGTACTAAAGCATCATGGGCTGGCTCTACATAGGGTTGTGCTTCACTATCAATACCATGAGTTAATAATCGTGCAGCCGAAAAGTGTTGAATAACGGTCTTCACTCTTGTATTTTCAGGTTCTGGATATTCCAGTTCAGACATCGGAACTCGTCTCCTGGCCAGTTCCCCACCCACCGCCACCATCCGCAACATGACATTCCGAATAGTTTGAGAATATGCTATATCTTGCTTAACCAGTTCCTCATATTCTTGATCAGCCCGTTGAGTCAGCGATCGCGTTACCCCTCCCAATTCCTGATAATCTGCCTGAGTAATGGCGCGATCAATTGTTTCTCCCCGGTTCTTGGCATCTTCCTGTCGCTTCAGGTATTTTAGGTAAAGTTCACTCAAGGCAAAGGACAGTAGTGGCAATGCTCCGGGCATATTTGCCACTTCGTCAATTAACTGTTCGACTAACTCATGGGGGTCAAAGTACATCACCCGTGCTGATGCAGGTGCTTCGATCGCCTCTCGTAATTCTTCCCGTTTCATCGCCGGGACAATAAATCGGGCCGTTTGCCAGTCCTTCTCTAAAACTGTATTGCGAAACTGTGGCTCAAAATCAGAGCGCAGGGTTAGGACAAGATGGAGTTGATTCGGATATGTTGCGATCGCTCCTGCTAACGCTGCTAAAAACTGTTGTCGCTCAGAATCATTTTGGCAGAGTGTAATTAATTCCTCAAACTGATCGACAACTAGCAGTAACTTTCCTTGAGGATGCTCGGTAAACCAATGGCCAAGACCTTCCCCTGGGGTGAGTAAACCTAAAGAGCTTGCTTCATGGTCTGGAGCGATCGCAGGTTGATTAACCGATGCTAGGGCATTATTCAAAGCCTTGAAGGGAGACTCACCGGGTCGGAAGGGCGGTAGAATAAACCAAGTATTACTATCCTTAACTTTTCGTAGTTTAGGGATAAGTCCGGCTTGTACCAAACTGGATTTACCGGAACCCGATGCACCCAGCATAACGGTTAGCTTACTAGAGGTAACAAACTCATAAAGTTTTTGGGTTAAAGCACTTTTGCCAAAAAACAAGTCGCTGTGTTCTTCTCCAAACGATAACAAACCACGATAGGGATTTTTGGAAACATCCAATGGGGGAGCAGGTGGTAGATTCAGGGCGTGTCCGGGTGTCAGGAAAATGTATTCTCCTTTGTCATGTTTGTTCATGGGATAGATGCCCGGAGTCTGACGGATGGCACGTACTTCCGTAGCAATTTCCACCTGTTCGCGCAAATATAAATAGAGTTCAGATGCTGTAATCACCCCATCCCCGGCTGGTTTATTAGCTTCTGCGGGGGGAAAAGCATCAGCTTTGCCTTCGAGGGCTGCGATCAAAGCATTGGCAAAGGGAGAATGGACTCCTGTTTGTCCCCGATCATCTTTGAGATCAAAGGCATCCAGGGCCGTCTGATCGTAGGCTGCTGAGGTGATCACTTGCCATGCGGGATCTTGAATGAAGCGATCATAGCGTTCTTTGTGAAGTGTTAACAGTTCCAGGGGAATAGCTTGGCGCGTACTCGACCAACGAAAAGCACCCGCAAAACAACAGTCCAGAATTCCTAAAAAGTGACGACAGGGAAGCTGAAGCAGAGCTTTATTCACTTCTGACATCCGTAGGTAAGTGCTAATACTCCCAGACTTAGCATCTTGAGGAACAAGATACCCTTCAGGCCCATCCTCACCATTCATAGCAATGCCATGTCCTGCAAAATAAAAGAGAAAGCGATCGCCCTTCTGAATTTGGTTCGGCAGTTCTGTCTCTAATACCTGCCGAATTTGGCTAAGGGTAGCTCCGTTATCTACCAGCAAAGTAACAGTGTAACCTTGCTTGCTTTCAAGGATATGGGCGATTTCTGTGGCATCGCTGACGGCAGTTTTGAGGGAAGAAATGCCGTTATTGTAGTTATTAATGCCAATAACTAAGGCATAACTATGTTGAAAGTTTGACATAATTGGTAATTGTTAACTCGTAATTCGTAATTCATAATTCGTAATTGTTAATTGTGATCTTGATCTCTTTCGTTGTCCACTCTTGACTCGGATCGAAAATGGGTACTGCCGCACGGGTGAGTTCTGGAATTTCAGCACCAAGAGCAGTCAGCAATTTTCCCAGGGGACTATCATCCCGTGAGAGTCCCGCTTTGGGCGCAATTTCTTCATCCAGGGGAGGTAACTCCAGCCAACGAAAATCGTTCGGTCTGAGAGTTGCAAAAACTTTAATGGTTTCTTTGGCTTGGTTGTATTTGGAAGTATTTGGTAACTGAAAGTTGAGAGGATGCAAAATTTCTTGATTGGAATTAAACGGGTAATAAATTTTTAGCTCGTTTTCTAATTGCAAACGAGAAACTTGCCAGGTGGGTTCAATATCCAATACAGCAATATTTAAAACTTGAGATGAAATATTTTTGATTCGCAAGAATGTAGTTTCATCGGATTTCACAACTAAATGAGTCGGGTC includes:
- the ald gene encoding alanine dehydrogenase gives rise to the protein MEIGIPKEIKDQEFRVGLNPDSVRVCTERGHQVFVETGAGEGSGFSNRDYTRAGATIVNSATDAWSRELVVKVKEPLPAEYGLIQKNQLLFTYLHLAANRELTEQLITSGVQAIAYETVELPDGRLPLLTPMSIIAGRLSIQFGSRYLERQQGGRGVLLAGIPGVKAGKVVILGGGIVGTEAARIAIGMGAKVQILDVNLDRLAYLETVFGSSVELLYSHPSQIEESVPEADLLIGAVLILGKRAPKLVSRNLVAQMRPGSVIVDVAVDQGGCIETLRPTSHTNPTYIEEGIVHYGVPNMPGAVPWTATQALNNSTLPYVIQLADKGLKALELNPVLAKGLNVENHHLVHPAVREVFPDLV
- a CDS encoding prevent-host-death family protein; the protein is MINLNRDIQSLSTFKRNTNEMITQMKETGNPIVLTVNGKAELVVQDAGSYQKLLDFIEKLETIVGIKKGLEDIATGDTQPLNQFIEEMQHKKYKFLKV
- a CDS encoding UDP-N-acetylglucosamine 1-carboxyvinyltransferase, with product MEDRPITLAIRSSNVSTASHANQSSLKIWGRQPLQGHVPISGAKNSALVLMAGALLCSEDCRLRNVPSLADVNSMSEILMTLGVKIDRQGDIIDIKAGELSESQAPYELVSQLRASFFAIGPILARLGIARVPLPGGCAIGARPVDLHVRGLQSMGAEVHIEHGIVHAHVAGANRRLKGARIYLDYPSVGATETLMMAATLADGETIIENAAQEPEVIDLANFCRAMGARIHGAGSKTIIISGVPSLHSADYSIIPDRIEAGTFLIAGAITGCEINLSPIIPEHLSPVLAKLKTMGVKIRMEGLNHLSIIPGEQLKATDIKTLPYPGFPTDMQAPFMALLTLCEGNSLISETVFENRFGHVPELSRMGADIQVKGNTVLVRGVPLLSGAPVTATDLRASAALVLAALAAEGETTIQGLKHLDRGYEQLEAKLRQLGAKIERFDPTPTE
- a CDS encoding Ap4A phosphorylase II produces the protein MISTKTAKLMLPSGTLWQRIITQTESALNCDALQSIPTEYDFIEEGNIRFLVRILSNLARKQKAKKKQQKKLAKSGKEFNPFLPYEQDLFVGNLSETHLCLLNKFNVVDHHLLIVTRQFEEQETWLTQADFAAMWLVLAEIDGLVFYNGGKLAGASQRHKHLQLVPFPLVPDGINLPIEPAIASVQFNNSIGIIPEFPFVHAIATFNPDWINHLSEAAIFTLELYFELLATLGLSVGDNPFQSGAYNLLATRNWMMIVPRSQEKFEGISINSLGFGGTLLVKNSEQLQQLKSYHPLTVLKQVAL